The Bosea sp. AS-1 region CCCTCAAGAATGGATGGAGCGAACGAATCAGGCCTTTGAGCCTCGGTTCATCCACACGGAGTTGCCTGGAAAGTCTGGAGCTAGAGCATCGCCGCATGCTCGCCTCGCTTCTGCATATCCCCACACGCAAGATGCAGTGAGAAGCATCTGCGAACAACCGCAGCGCGAGCAATGGTACCCTGCGTGGGCGTTGATCGTCTCGAAAGGTAAACCGCCGGTCTTGGCCGGGGTGGCGTCAATCCCTAGATCAGATTTGCGCAAAGGCCTTGCGCCGGAAATCGAGAAACCCATGTCCGAACGCGATAGCGAAGCTAACCGATTCTCAGCCCGCGCGGCGCGCTATGCCCGCGTGGGCGCGAATGTCGGCGGGGTCGCGGCGCGGATGGCGGGCGCGCGGCTCTTCGGCATGGAGGGGCGCGACGCCTCCAATGCCGAGGCACTGGCCAGGGCGTTGGGCGGCCTGAAAGGGCCGATCATGAAGGTGGCGCAGCTCGTCGCCACCATTCCCGATGTCGTGCCGCCGGAATATGCGGCCGAACTGCAGAAGTTGCAGTCGCAGGCACCGCCGATGGGCGCGGCCTTCGTCAAGCGGCGGATGATGGCCGAACTCGGTGCCAACTGGCGCGAACGCTTCGGCGAATTCGACCTCAAGCCGGCCGCGGCCGCCTCGCTGGGGCAGGTGCATCGAGCGACGACGCTGGAGGGCGTGCCGCTCGCCTGCAAGCTGCAATATCCCGACATGGAATCGGCGGTGGAGGCCGATATCGCGCAGCTCGAGGTGCTGTTCTCATTGCATCGGCGCATGGGCGCGGTGATCGATACCAGCGAGATCGCCAAGGAGATCGGGGCCCGCGTCCGCGAGGAGCTCGACTATCGCCGCGAGGCCAAGCATGCGGCGCTCTACCAGGCGATCCTGGCGGACACGCCGGAGGTGCGCGTGCCGGCTCTGGAGCCTTCGCTCTCGACCAAGCGCCTGCTCAGCATGCACTGGCTCGACGGCAGCCCGATCCTCTCGCACAAGCAGGACGGGCAGGAGGTGCGAGACCGCATCTCGACCGCGATGTTCAAGGCATGGTGGCGGCCCTTCAGCCATCATGGCGTCATCCATGGCGACCCGCATCTCGGGAACTACACGGTGTTTTCCGAGGATGACATTCCGAAGGGCATCAACCTGCTCGACTATGGCTGCATCCGCATCTTCCCGCCGAGCTTCGTCGGCGGTGTCGTCGACCTCTATCGCGGCCTGCAGCAGGGCGACGAGGCCCGCGTGGTCCATGCCTACGAGACCTGGGGCTTCAAGGGGCTGACCAAGGATTTGGTCGACACGCTCAACATCTGGGCGCGCTTCATCTACGGGCCGCTGCTGGAGGACCGCGTCAGGCGCATCGCCGAGGATGTCAGCCCCGCGGAATACGGCCGCAAGCAGGCCTTCCAGGTGCATCAGGCGCTGAAGCAGCGCGGGCCGGTGACGGTGCCGCGCGAGTTCGTCTTCATGGACCGGGCCGCGATCGGGCTTGGCGGCGTCTTTCTGCATCTCGACGCCGAACTGAATTTCCACCGGTTGTTCGAGACGGAGATCGAAGGTTTTTCGATCGAGGGTGTTACGGAGAAGCAGGCGAAGGCCTTGGCCGGCGCGGGGCTCTAGCCCGCGCCGGCTGGTGGTCGGTCCGGAGCAGGCTGGGCCTAGAGCGGCCCCCAGTGGATCCAGACGCCGACGATCAGCGAGACCACCGAGATCACGAACCAGACGGCGACCAGCGGCAGCACGAAGCGGACCCAGCGGCCATAGGCGATGCCGGAGGTGGCGAGCACCGCCATCAGTACGCCCGAGGTCGGGTTGATGCAGTTCATGATGCCTTCGCCGAGCAGTACCGACTGGACGGTGACCTGGCGGGTCAGGTGCAGCGCATCGCCGAGCGGCGCGAAGATCGGGATCAGCGCGGCCGATTCCCCCGAGCCCGAGGAGATCGCGACGTGCATCGCGGCGGCGCTGATGAACATGCCGATGGCTGCGACCATAGGCGAGAGCGGTTCGAGCAGGCTCGACAACGCGTTGACGATGGGGTCGAGGATCTTGCCGTCGGCGAGGACGATCGAGATGGCGCGGGCGAGGCCGACGATGAAGGCGCCCGGCACCAGCTTGCCGCTGCCACGCAGGAACTCGTCGGCGATCTCGCTGGGGCTCATCCGGCAGATCAGCCCGCCGCCGATGGCGATGATCAGGAACATCGCCGTCATCTCCGGCTCGCCCCATTTCCACTGCAGCGTGCCGACGATGAAGACGACGAGCGACACCGCGGCGAGGCCGAGCGCCAGCCATTGCGCGCCGGACATCGTCGTCTGCGAGGCGGCGGCCTTCTCGGAGACGGCGCGCTGTTCCGCAGTCATGGTCGCGCCGATGTTCTGGGCGCGGCAGCGGCGGGCATAGAGGGCAAGGAAGGCGATGGTCGCCAGCAGGAAGCCGAGGCCGACGACGGCGCGCAGCTCCATGCCCGAGAACAGCGGCAGTTCCGCGAGGCGCTGTGACAGGCCGGTGGTCAGGGGGCTCAGCACCGCCGAATTGAAGCCCGAATAGGCACCGAGATAGATCAGCCCGACGCCGAACTCGACCGGCAGGTTCATCGAGCTCGCGATCAGCAGGCCGAGCGGCACGAAGGCGACGACCGAATTCGCGACGATGCCGAGCGTGCCGAGCAGCGAGAAGATCGCGCAGACGATGACGATCACGGTCAGGTCACCGGATCGCGAGGCGCCGCTCAGCCGATGCAGGGCGCCGGCGACGGTGCCTGTCTTCTCCAGCACCGCGAGCGTGCCGCCGGTGAACAGGATGAGGAAGATGATCGAGGCCGAGTTGACCACGCCGGTGGCGATCGCGGTGAAGATGCGCCCGGGCAGGACGCCCTGCTGCGGGACGGCGTGTAGGCTACCCGGAACGACGAAGCTCACCCCGTCCTTCATGACGCGCTGGAACTCGCCGGCCGGGATGATCCAGGTGGCGAGGGCGGCAATGACGAGGATGCAGAACAGCAGGACGTAAGGGCTCGTCGGCTTTTTGCCCTTGTCGGCGCGTGTCGTGGCCGTCGCGGGTTTCTGGAGGTCTGCAACTGTCATGATCGTGTCCTGAAGGCGGGCAGGTATAGTCTGCGGTGGCGAAGGTCGCGCTTCGCTGCCACGTCCCGCGGTGTTTTCGATGTCGGATGCCGCCATGCATCGGCGGCCGGGGCCAAGGCCCGATGGCGATGACCGGTAGACCTCGCAAGAGCCAGTTTCAACACTCTACGGCTCATGGCGGGGGTGCAGCTTCGGTGGGGCAGGGCGCTTGGCGCTCCTCTCCGTTGCCGACCACGCGCGTGTGCGCTAAACGGCTTCTGGAAACCGTTTCTCGTCAGGATCAGACCATGGCCGACCACGCCCATCCCGCCGATGCCCCCCCGATGGATTATATCGAGCATGAGCGGACCTATGTCGGCTTCGTGCACATCGCCGAGGTCGCCACGACGGTTAGCCTGGCGATCGTGGCGGCGCTCGCAGTCGGTGGCGTGAAGCACGCCTGGGGGACTGCGTTGATCGGCACACTGCTCGCGGTCATCGCCGCGGGGCTCGGCATCGCCTCCGACAAGATCTCCTGGCGCGCGCCGGTCGTGGTGCTGGTGCTGATGCTGCTTGCGCTGCTGCTCTACTGATCCGTCGTCCAGCGACCACCTGAATAAGCAAAAAGGCCGGCGTAAGCCGGCCTTTTTCGTTCCATGGCTCGAGAGCGCTCAGCTCCGGAAGAAGCCACCGCCACCGCCGCCGCCGAGGCGGGACTGGCCGGCGCGGGCCTGGGCGTTGTTGCCGTCGAGGCCGAGCGCGCGCTGATAGGATTGCTGGGCCTCGGATTTCTGGCCGAGCTTCTCCTGGGCGAAGCCACGGCCGGCCCAGGCATCGGCGCTGCGATTGTCGACGTTGAGTGCGGCGGTGAAGTCTTCCAGCGCGGCGTCGTACTTGCCGAGCGCGTTCAGGCTCTGGCCACGCGCGATATAGGGCGGGGCGGTATAGGGGTTACGGTCGATCACCGAATCGAAGTCGGTGACGGCGTTCTGGTTCTGGCCTTCCTTCTGGTAGACGAGGCCACGGGAATGGAACGCCTCCGCCGATTCGGGATTGAGCCGGATCGCGGTGTTGAGGTCGGAGAGGGCCTGCTGCAGATTGCCTTGCTGGCGCAGCAGATTGGCGCGGGCGACGTAGGCCGGCCCGTAATTCGGGTTGGCCGTGGTGGCCTTGTTGAAATCGGCCATCGCCGCGTCGTTGCGGCCGCTCTGGCGCAGCGCCAGACCGCGATTCGTATAGGCCGAGGCGAGATTGGGATCGAGCTGGACCGCCTTGGTGAAGTCGCCGATCGCATCGGAATAGCGGCCGACGCGGGCGTAGGCCGCGCCGCGGGTGTTGTAGGCGCCCGGATCGTTCGGATTGCGGCTGATGACCTCGCTCAGCGAGCCGATATTGACGCTGGCATCGGCGCTGGCGTTGGTGTCGACCACGGCGACGGAGGGCTGGGAGGAAATGCCGGAAACGCTGTCGCACCCGGCCAGTGCCACGGCCATGCCGGCCGCCGCCAGCCAATAACTGCCTCGGATCATGCTTCGCCTCATCGATCTCGGCCTCGTCGGTCCTGTGTTTCGCTTGCCGCGGTGCCGTTGTCCAACGGTCGTCGAGTCTACAAGACTTGCCGCGGCGTGATCGCGCTCCCCAGCCGAACAGCGCCTCGTCAGAGAAGACGCCCGAAACCCGCCAAAACTTGGTTAACGCGGCTGAAAAACAAGAACGCCCGGAGCGGACTCCAGGCGCCTGTCATTCTCGGACCCGTCAAGGACCGCTAGAGAGCGGCCCGACCAGGATCAGGGGCGCTTCGGCTTCGCCGGGGCCGGCAGCAGGCCTTCGCGCTGCAGCTTCTTGCGGACGAGCTTGCGGGCGCGGCGAACGGCCTCGGCCTTCTCGCGCGCCTTCTTCTCGGAGGGCTTCTCGTAATGGCCGCGGAGCTTCATCTCACGGAAAATTCCCTCGCGCTGCATCTTCTTCTTGAGAGCGCGGAGAGCCTGATCGACATTGTTGTCGCGAACGAGAACCTGCACGTGAGTGTCCGTCTTTAACGAGTTGATCCAAAGATTCGGGCCGGCGACACCGCTATGCGGATCGCGCGAAGGTCCGTGCCGATAGCAGGATTCAGTTCGGCTGTCCACGGCACATGGCGGCGAAAATGCAGGCGTGGCCTGCTTTTTCACCGCGCCGGAGCGATTTCTCAGCCGCGCTCGGGGAAAACACGGGTGACATGGCCCATCTTGCGGCCGGGGCGGGCATCGCGCTTGCCGTAGAGATGCAGGTGCGCGCCGGGTTCGGCGAGGATCTCGCGCCAATGCAGTGCGGCCTCGCCGATCAGGTTCTCCATCTCGACGCGGCCGCGCCGTGCGGCGGAGCCGAGGGGGAAGCCGCAGACGGCGCGGACATGCTGGTGGAACTGCGAGGTTTCGGCGCCCTCGCTGGTCCAGTGCCCGGAATTATGCACGCGCGGGGCGATCTCGTTGACAACGATGCGCTCGGTTCCGTCCTCGGCCAGCACGAACATCTCGACGGCGAAGACTCCGACATAGCCCAGCGCCTCTCCGATTCGGCGGGCCGCATCGATCGCTGCGGCAGAGGCGGCCTTGCCGAGCTCGGCCGGCACGCGGGTGACGGCGAGGATATGATCGCGGTGCTCGTTTTCGCAGACGTCGAAGGCCGCAAAGGCACCGTCCAGTCCGCGAGCCGCAACGACCGAGACCTCGCGCTCGAACGGCACGAACCCCTCCAGGATCGCCGGGAAGCGGCCGATCGCCTCATAGGCGTCGGCGAGATCGGTGCCAGGCGCGATCTTCACCTGGCCCTTGCCGTCATAGCCGAAGCGGCGGGTCTTCAGGATCGAGGGGCGGCCGAGCGCTGCGACGGCGGCTTCGAGATCGGAAAGCGATTCGACGGCACGGAACGGGGCGACGGCGAGGCCGAGGCCGTCGACGAAGCTCTTCTCGCTCAGCCGGTCCTGCGTCACGGCGAGCGCCCGCGCACCGGGATGCAGCGGCGTACGGGCGGCGAGGAAGGCCGCGGTCGCCGCCGGCACGTTCTCGAACTCATAAGTCACGACGTCGACGGCGTCGGCGAAGCGGGCGAGCGCCTCCTCGTCGTCGTAATCGGCGACGGTATGGCGGGCCGCGACGTCGAAGGCCGGGCTGTCGGCCTCCGGAGCGAAGACATGGCAGCGGATGCCGAGATCGGCTGCGGCGAGCGCGATCATGCGGGCGAGCTGGCCGCCGCCCAGGATGCCGAGCATGGCGCCGGGCGCGAGGCCGGTCGGGACGGGCGCGCTCATGCCTCGTTCCGGTCCGGGCGCTCGGCGATGCCGCCGCTCTGGCGGGCGCGATAGGCGTCGAGGCGCCCGGCGAGGGCTTCGTCCGACAGGGCGAGGACGGCGGCCGCGAGGAGCGCCGCGTTGACCGCGCCGGCTCGCCCGATGGCGAGCGTGCCGACGGGAATGCCGGCCGGCATTTGCACGATGGAGAGCAGGCTGTCCTGACCCGAGAGCGCCTTCGACTCGACCGGAACGCCGAAGACCGGCAGCGGCGTCAGCGAGGCGGTCATGCCCGGCAGGTGGGCGGCGCCGCCGGCACCCGCGATCACCACCTTGAAGCCCTCGGCCTTGGCACCCTTGGCGAAGGTGAAGAGACGCTCCGGCGTGCGATGGGCCGAGACGATGCGGGCATCATAGGGAATGGCGAGAGCGTCCAGCGCCTCGGCGGCATGGCGCATCGTCGCCCAGTCGGACTGGCTGCCCATGATGATGGCGACGGGGGGGCTGGTCTGGGCCATGGCTGCTCGGGCTCTGCCTCGGAAGCGCGCGATCTAGACCGCCAAGTACCAGATAAGCAAGGGCAGAATCAGGCGAAATGCCGTCGCTGCCGGGGTTATGCGATGATGTCGGGCGTCAGAGCGTCCTCGATCTGGGCGATGCGGTCCTTCAGATAGAGCTTGCGCTTCTTCAGCCGCTGCACCTGGATCTGATTGATCGAGCCGACACGCTCCAGCGCGTCGATGGCACTGTCGAGATCGCGGTGCTCCTCGCGCAGCCGCGCCAGCTCCGCGGTGAAGGTCTCGACCTCTTCCGGGCTGAGCTCGAATCCCATGGCTATCTCATCATCGCCGCACTTCTGCGCGACTATGCCTTTGCCGCGACGCGCACTGCAAGAGCGGCGCCGCGGCGCGCGAGCCAGCGAAGCCTCATATTCACGGCTTCCTGGGAACCAGTCGGACAGGATCACAGAATCTCATGAATGCCGTGTGACAGCCCGGGGCAGACGCGAAGCCGGCTTTCTGTCAGACTGGCCCGGTCAACCGCTCATCAGGAGGATCCAGATGTCGTTGCAGACCCGTCTTATCGAACTCGAGCGCAAGCATCGCCAACTCGAAGATGCGATCGCTCAGGCCGTGGCGAGTCCCTCATCGAGCGACCTCAGCGTCGCGGAGCTGAAGCGGAAGAAGTTGCTACTGAAGGATGAGATCGAGCGCGTCAGGCTGACCATGCCGGAGCCGACCTTGCACTGAGACAAGAAGACAGCGCCAGCACATGGCGCGTCGTTGGATGCGGTATCGAGCCGGCCCTCCGAGGGCCGGCTCTTTTTTGTCCGGTTCCTGCTGCAGGGATGGAACCTTTCCGCGCCCCCGCCGTTCATGCGTGGCGCTTCACCATGGGAGGGCGAGCATGGGCATCATCTGGACCATCATCATCGGCTTCATCGCAGGCATCGTCGCGAAGTTCATCACGCCGGGCTCGAATGAGCCGTCAGGTTTCATCCTGACGACAATCCTCGGCATCATCGGCGCCTTCGTGGCGACCTATCTCGGCCAGTCCCTGGGCTGGTATGCGCCGGGCGAAGGAGCCGGGCTGGTCGGCGCCATCGTCGGTGCCGTCATCGTCCTGTTGGTTTGGGCGATGATCAGTGGACGACGCAGTTCCGTCTGATCCCATGAAGAAGGAGTGCCTATCGTGAGTAATGATGGCAACAGCAGCAGCGGCTTTCCGTCGCTGACCGCCCTGCTCGGGCTTCTCGCCGTCGCGGGCTACCAGCACCGCGACCAGATCTCGGACTGGTTCCGCAACAACATGGGCGGCGGGCAGGATGCTTCGCAACCCGGCGCCGGACAGGCGAATGCCGCGCCCGGCCAGCAGCAGGGCAGCGGCGGTCTTCTGGGCGGCCTCGGCGGGCTTCTCGGCGCGGGCGGTGCAGGTGCGATCCTGAACAGCGGCCTCGGCGAGCTGGTCGATCGCTTCAACCAGTCCGGACAGGGCGACAAGGCCAATTCCTGGGTCGGGTCCGGCCCCAACCAGGATGTCGCGCCGGGCGACCTCGAGCAGGCGCTCGGTCCGGAGGTGCTCGACGCCATCGCCAAGCAGACCGGCCTCTCGCGGGAGGACCTGCTGGCGCGGCTCTCCAAGGTCCTGCCGGATGCGGTCGACCGCTATACGCCCGGCGGCAGCCTGAGCAGCGCCCGCGGCTGAACGCCCCGGACATAAGACAGATCGATATGCCGATGGCGCGGGCTAGAGAGCCCGCGCCATTTCGCGCAGGCGGAATTTCTGGATCTTGCCGGTCGAGGTCTTTGGGATCTCGGTGAAGACCACCGTTCGCGGGCATTTGAACGACGCCAGATGCTCCTTGCACCAGGCGATGAGCTCGGCCTCCGTCGCGGTTTTACCCGGCTTCAGCTCGATGAAGGCGCAGGGCGTCTCGCCCCATTTCTCGTCCGGCCGGGCGACGACCGCCGCCGCCTGCACGGCCGGATGCTTGTAGAGCGCGTCCTCGACCTCGATGGAAGAGATGTTCTCGCCGCCCGAGATGATGATGTCTTTTGAGCGGTCCTTGAGCTGGATGTAGCCGTCCGGATAACGCACGCCGAGATCGCCGGTGTGGAACCAGCCCCCGGTGAAGGCGGCCTGCGTCGATCTCGGATTCTTCAGATAGCCCTTCATCACGACGTTGCCGCGCATCATCACCTCGCCGAGCGTCTGTCCGTCGCGGGGAACGGGCTGCATCGTCTCGGGGTCGAGCACGTCGAGCCCCTCCAGGGCCGGATAGCGTACGCCCTGGCGGGCCTTCTTGGCGGCCTGCTCGGCGGCGGAGAGGGCATTCCAGTCGTCGTTCCAGTCGTTGACGACGGCGGGGCCATAGCACTCGGTCAGGCCATAGAGATGCGTCACTTCGAAGCCGGCCTGCTTCATGCCGGCGAGAACGGCCTCGGGCGGAGGCGCGGCGGCGGTGAAGAAGGAGACGGTCTGTGGAAAGTCGCGGCGCTCCTCGGCCGGGGCGTTGAGCAGCGTCGACATCACGATCGGAGCGCCGCAGAGATGCGTGACGCCATGATCGGCGAGCGCGTCATACATCGCCTTGGCCCGGACCTGCCGCAGACAGACATGGGTGCCGGCCACAATCGAGATCGTCCAGGGGAAGCACCAGCCGTTGCAGTGGAACATCGGCAGCGTCCAGAGATAGACGGGGTGGCGGCCGAGATTGCCGGTGATGACGTTGGAGGTGGCGAGCAGGCTCGCGCCACGGTGATGGTAGACCACGCCCTTGGGGTCGCCGGTGGTGCCGGAGGTGTAGTTGAGCGCGATGGCATCCCATTCGTCACCGGGCATCTGCCAGTCGAAGCCGGGATCGCCGCTCGCGACGAAATCTTCGTATTCGATCGTGCCCAACCGCTCGCCCGGCCCGTCATAGACCGGGTCGTCATAGTCGATGACCAGCGGCTTCGCCTTGCAGAGCGCCAGCGCCTCCTTGATCGTCTTCGAGAATTCGCGGTCGGTGATCAGCACCTTGGCCTCGCCATGGTCGAGCGAGAAGGCGATGATCGCCGCGTCGAGCCGCGTGTTGAGCGTGTTCAGCACGGCGCCGGCCATGGGCACGCCGTAATGGCATTCGAGCATCGCCGGCGTGTTCGGCAGCATCGCGGCGACGGTGTCGTTCTTGCCGATGCCGTGCCTTGCCAGCGCGGAGGCGAGCCGGCGGGAGCGGGCATAGAACTCGGCATAGGAGCGCCGCAGCGAGCCGTGGACGATCGCGGTGTGGTTCGGAAAGACGGCGGCGGCACGCTCGAGGAAAGTCAGCGGCGTCAGCGGTTGATGGTTGGCCGGGTTGCGATCGAGATCGGTATCGTAAGCCGAGCGGGTCATGGATGCGCCTTCTGCCGGAACGTCAGCGCAGCCTTAGCGGCCGGCGCCTCCTTCGGTAATCCATCCTTTTTTCCGATGCGGCGCAATCGCGCGGCGGCTCAGCCGAAGAGATGCAGCCCGCGCAGACCGTCGAAGACGAGCTTCGCCCCGACCAGCAGGAGCAGCCAGTAGATATAGGTGTAGAAGCGCTCGGCCGGGACACGCCGGACCAGCCAGACGCCGGCGAAGGTCGCGGCGACCGCGACCGGCAACAGCGCCGCCGAGGCGGTAAGGTTCTGCAGACTGAACTGGCCAAGCGCGATGTAGGGACCGACCTTCACCAGGTTCATCGCAGCGAAGAAGATCGCGCCGGTACCGACGAAGACCGCGGGCGGCAGCTTCTGCGGCATGACGTAGATCTGGAAGGGTGGCCCACCGGCGTGAGCGATCATGCTGGTGAAGCCGCAGACGAAGCCCCAGACGCTGCCCGCGCCCCAACGGGCCTTCGTGGCGACGGCCGCGCTCTTGTTGCCGCCCAGCATGCGGCGCAGCGCAAAGCCGATGGAAATGATGCCGACGGCAAGCCCGACCGCGGCATCCGAGACCTTTGCCGCCAGAAGGTAACCCGCCAGCACGCCGACGAATGCGCCGGGCGCCAGCGTCGCGAGGTTGCGAAGGTCGAATTCGCGGCGATAGGACCAGACCGTCACCACATCCTGGGAGATGAGGAGCGGCAGCATGATCGCGGCCGCCGTCACCGGCGAGACGACCAGCGCCATCAGGGGCAGCGAGAGCAGGCCCAGGCCCGCGAAGCCACCCTTCGACAGCCCCATCAGGATAACGGCCGGCACCATGGCGGCGAAGAATGCGGTATCAAAGGTCATGGAGCCGGAATCCGCGGGAACGGGGCGGGTGGGCGAAAGTCTGAGACGGCGATGCTTGCGCCAGGCGGACGGAATGCGCAGGGTTCCCGGCAAAACCGCCACGCGAACCGCCGGCCCGCCCGCGAGGCTTTAGGACGAAACCCGGCGAAGAGGAACGCTTCCGATGAATGCCCCGCATGCGGCTCCCGCGCCCTCACCGTCGCCCTATCGCGAGACCTATGCCCGCTGGCAGACAGATCCGGACGCCTACTGGCTGGAGATCGCGAAAGGCATCGACTGGATCAGGCCGCCCGATAGGGCCTTCGACGGGGCGGCTGGCATCTATGGCCGCTGGTTCCCGGACGCGACCTGCAACACCTGCTTCA contains the following coding sequences:
- a CDS encoding AarF/UbiB family protein, producing the protein MSERDSEANRFSARAARYARVGANVGGVAARMAGARLFGMEGRDASNAEALARALGGLKGPIMKVAQLVATIPDVVPPEYAAELQKLQSQAPPMGAAFVKRRMMAELGANWRERFGEFDLKPAAAASLGQVHRATTLEGVPLACKLQYPDMESAVEADIAQLEVLFSLHRRMGAVIDTSEIAKEIGARVREELDYRREAKHAALYQAILADTPEVRVPALEPSLSTKRLLSMHWLDGSPILSHKQDGQEVRDRISTAMFKAWWRPFSHHGVIHGDPHLGNYTVFSEDDIPKGINLLDYGCIRIFPPSFVGGVVDLYRGLQQGDEARVVHAYETWGFKGLTKDLVDTLNIWARFIYGPLLEDRVRRIAEDVSPAEYGRKQAFQVHQALKQRGPVTVPREFVFMDRAAIGLGGVFLHLDAELNFHRLFETEIEGFSIEGVTEKQAKALAGAGL
- a CDS encoding Na+/H+ antiporter NhaC family protein, with the protein product MTVADLQKPATATTRADKGKKPTSPYVLLFCILVIAALATWIIPAGEFQRVMKDGVSFVVPGSLHAVPQQGVLPGRIFTAIATGVVNSASIIFLILFTGGTLAVLEKTGTVAGALHRLSGASRSGDLTVIVIVCAIFSLLGTLGIVANSVVAFVPLGLLIASSMNLPVEFGVGLIYLGAYSGFNSAVLSPLTTGLSQRLAELPLFSGMELRAVVGLGFLLATIAFLALYARRCRAQNIGATMTAEQRAVSEKAAASQTTMSGAQWLALGLAAVSLVVFIVGTLQWKWGEPEMTAMFLIIAIGGGLICRMSPSEIADEFLRGSGKLVPGAFIVGLARAISIVLADGKILDPIVNALSSLLEPLSPMVAAIGMFISAAAMHVAISSGSGESAALIPIFAPLGDALHLTRQVTVQSVLLGEGIMNCINPTSGVLMAVLATSGIAYGRWVRFVLPLVAVWFVISVVSLIVGVWIHWGPL
- a CDS encoding aa3-type cytochrome c oxidase subunit IV; this encodes MADHAHPADAPPMDYIEHERTYVGFVHIAEVATTVSLAIVAALAVGGVKHAWGTALIGTLLAVIAAGLGIASDKISWRAPVVVLVLMLLALLLY
- a CDS encoding tetratricopeptide repeat protein, yielding MIRGSYWLAAAGMAVALAGCDSVSGISSQPSVAVVDTNASADASVNIGSLSEVISRNPNDPGAYNTRGAAYARVGRYSDAIGDFTKAVQLDPNLASAYTNRGLALRQSGRNDAAMADFNKATTANPNYGPAYVARANLLRQQGNLQQALSDLNTAIRLNPESAEAFHSRGLVYQKEGQNQNAVTDFDSVIDRNPYTAPPYIARGQSLNALGKYDAALEDFTAALNVDNRSADAWAGRGFAQEKLGQKSEAQQSYQRALGLDGNNAQARAGQSRLGGGGGGGFFRS
- the rpsU gene encoding 30S ribosomal protein S21 codes for the protein MQVLVRDNNVDQALRALKKKMQREGIFREMKLRGHYEKPSEKKAREKAEAVRRARKLVRKKLQREGLLPAPAKPKRP
- a CDS encoding 5-(carboxyamino)imidazole ribonucleotide synthase gives rise to the protein MSAPVPTGLAPGAMLGILGGGQLARMIALAAADLGIRCHVFAPEADSPAFDVAARHTVADYDDEEALARFADAVDVVTYEFENVPAATAAFLAARTPLHPGARALAVTQDRLSEKSFVDGLGLAVAPFRAVESLSDLEAAVAALGRPSILKTRRFGYDGKGQVKIAPGTDLADAYEAIGRFPAILEGFVPFEREVSVVAARGLDGAFAAFDVCENEHRDHILAVTRVPAELGKAASAAAIDAARRIGEALGYVGVFAVEMFVLAEDGTERIVVNEIAPRVHNSGHWTSEGAETSQFHQHVRAVCGFPLGSAARRGRVEMENLIGEAALHWREILAEPGAHLHLYGKRDARPGRKMGHVTRVFPERG
- the purE gene encoding 5-(carboxyamino)imidazole ribonucleotide mutase — encoded protein: MAQTSPPVAIIMGSQSDWATMRHAAEALDALAIPYDARIVSAHRTPERLFTFAKGAKAEGFKVVIAGAGGAAHLPGMTASLTPLPVFGVPVESKALSGQDSLLSIVQMPAGIPVGTLAIGRAGAVNAALLAAAVLALSDEALAGRLDAYRARQSGGIAERPDRNEA
- a CDS encoding DUF465 domain-containing protein, coding for MGFELSPEEVETFTAELARLREEHRDLDSAIDALERVGSINQIQVQRLKKRKLYLKDRIAQIEDALTPDIIA
- a CDS encoding DUF465 domain-containing protein, with product MSLQTRLIELERKHRQLEDAIAQAVASPSSSDLSVAELKRKKLLLKDEIERVRLTMPEPTLH
- a CDS encoding GlsB/YeaQ/YmgE family stress response membrane protein; translation: MGIIWTIIIGFIAGIVAKFITPGSNEPSGFILTTILGIIGAFVATYLGQSLGWYAPGEGAGLVGAIVGAVIVLLVWAMISGRRSSV
- a CDS encoding YidB family protein yields the protein MSNDGNSSSGFPSLTALLGLLAVAGYQHRDQISDWFRNNMGGGQDASQPGAGQANAAPGQQQGSGGLLGGLGGLLGAGGAGAILNSGLGELVDRFNQSGQGDKANSWVGSGPNQDVAPGDLEQALGPEVLDAIAKQTGLSREDLLARLSKVLPDAVDRYTPGGSLSSARG
- a CDS encoding acyl-CoA synthetase, whose amino-acid sequence is MTRSAYDTDLDRNPANHQPLTPLTFLERAAAVFPNHTAIVHGSLRRSYAEFYARSRRLASALARHGIGKNDTVAAMLPNTPAMLECHYGVPMAGAVLNTLNTRLDAAIIAFSLDHGEAKVLITDREFSKTIKEALALCKAKPLVIDYDDPVYDGPGERLGTIEYEDFVASGDPGFDWQMPGDEWDAIALNYTSGTTGDPKGVVYHHRGASLLATSNVITGNLGRHPVYLWTLPMFHCNGWCFPWTISIVAGTHVCLRQVRAKAMYDALADHGVTHLCGAPIVMSTLLNAPAEERRDFPQTVSFFTAAAPPPEAVLAGMKQAGFEVTHLYGLTECYGPAVVNDWNDDWNALSAAEQAAKKARQGVRYPALEGLDVLDPETMQPVPRDGQTLGEVMMRGNVVMKGYLKNPRSTQAAFTGGWFHTGDLGVRYPDGYIQLKDRSKDIIISGGENISSIEVEDALYKHPAVQAAAVVARPDEKWGETPCAFIELKPGKTATEAELIAWCKEHLASFKCPRTVVFTEIPKTSTGKIQKFRLREMARAL
- a CDS encoding sulfite exporter TauE/SafE family protein translates to MTFDTAFFAAMVPAVILMGLSKGGFAGLGLLSLPLMALVVSPVTAAAIMLPLLISQDVVTVWSYRREFDLRNLATLAPGAFVGVLAGYLLAAKVSDAAVGLAVGIISIGFALRRMLGGNKSAAVATKARWGAGSVWGFVCGFTSMIAHAGGPPFQIYVMPQKLPPAVFVGTGAIFFAAMNLVKVGPYIALGQFSLQNLTASAALLPVAVAATFAGVWLVRRVPAERFYTYIYWLLLLVGAKLVFDGLRGLHLFG